A part of Dysgonomonas mossii genomic DNA contains:
- the kdpC gene encoding potassium-transporting ATPase subunit KdpC has product MKSQLIISLKILGIMTLLLGVIYPLFITGIAQLAFSSKANGSLIEVNGILRGSELIGQKTDTVIYFNPRPSATDYNTLASGGSNLSLTSKKLYELVRLRKTDITTKNKLSNETIVPEDLLFASASGLDPHISPEAAKIQIQRISEARGFSEGQKQKLNMLVDKLTESPQFGILGCKRVNVFMLNLELDKLK; this is encoded by the coding sequence ATGAAAAGTCAATTAATTATATCATTAAAAATATTGGGAATAATGACTCTGCTTTTAGGCGTTATTTATCCTTTGTTCATAACCGGAATTGCTCAATTAGCTTTTTCGTCAAAGGCAAATGGATCATTAATTGAAGTCAACGGCATATTGCGAGGTAGTGAACTAATTGGTCAAAAAACAGATACAGTGATCTATTTCAATCCCCGACCATCAGCAACAGATTATAACACGCTGGCATCGGGAGGTTCGAACCTCAGCCTGACAAGTAAGAAGCTATACGAACTTGTGCGATTGCGAAAAACAGACATCACAACAAAGAATAAATTATCTAATGAAACCATCGTCCCAGAAGACTTGCTATTCGCTTCAGCTAGTGGATTAGATCCGCATATCTCGCCCGAGGCAGCAAAGATACAAATACAACGTATATCTGAAGCCCGAGGGTTTTCGGAAGGACAAAAGCAAAAACTAAACATGCTAGTAGATAAACTGACAGAGTCACCTCAATTTGGTATATTGGGATGCAAGAGAGTAAATGTTTTTATGCTAAATTTGGAACTGGATAAGTTGAAATGA
- a CDS encoding sensor histidine kinase has protein sequence MKENRPDPDKLLTSINQEEETKKRGKLKIFFGMSPGVGKTYSMLQTAHIDLSKGVDVVVGYIESHNRPETSALLEGLEIIPRTKIEYKGTSLEEMDLDAIILRHPYLVLVDELAHTNAEGSRHAKRYQDIQELLDNGINVYTTVNIQHLESRNDTVAQITGVTVKETIPDELFEMADDVELIDITPNVLLDRLAEGKIYALPESREAAKNFFRKGNITALREMSLRLVADRVDKQLKSYMQQKQIAGPWKSGLHLLVLVGPSKSSAKLIRWAKNLSYTMGADLVALHVENTQVLNEEQQEQLSKNIDLAREFGAEVIITSGSDLVSTTLDIAHKENITHIIIGKSGKQSFFSSLFSRDNFVNRLLKESGEIDIYVIEPGFEAKQYKRKLVSYPDFSSSYKHYIIAFIAVLATVLLCLPIVRETGYQSISFILLFVILILSMFFRLGPIMMASAVSAVAWDFFFITPQYTLKITQPEDLLAFCMFFAVALVTGTLTAKVRKQERLTRKRAEKTNALFHLTKQLANAENTKKILEVSKEDINNYFGVDAYFLLQDGEGRLKKKQQNAKPGDFTESEYSIAQWVFKHSKKAGKYTDTLSLSEYTFYPLKGMKTKAGVVAIKPKKKFNGETELFWDTFLTQISNTLEHHDLAQQAKKANLLDESDKLYKTLFNSISHELRIPIATIMGASDTLLADSHPEKVRKELYNEILTASGRLNRLVENLLNISRLETGKITLHTDWCDMNDLFNKVTDNLRDELKPYRLDIVVPQTMPLVKLDFGLMEQVLHNLVYNSCKYSTPGTSIRLKSFYDNEYLIIQEMDRGPGFPPDTLPFVFNKFFKTEHKTTGGLGLGLSIAKGFVEAHKGTISVENRQNGGARFTIKIPTKISYINE, from the coding sequence ATGAAAGAAAATCGTCCTGATCCTGATAAGCTTTTAACTTCGATAAATCAGGAAGAGGAAACCAAGAAACGTGGGAAGTTGAAGATATTTTTCGGAATGTCACCCGGTGTAGGCAAAACCTATTCGATGCTACAAACGGCACATATAGACTTGTCTAAAGGAGTTGATGTGGTGGTAGGATATATAGAGTCTCACAACCGACCGGAAACAAGTGCCCTACTAGAAGGTCTCGAAATTATCCCCCGTACAAAAATAGAATATAAAGGAACATCTCTTGAGGAGATGGATTTGGATGCCATTATTTTGAGACATCCTTATCTGGTTTTGGTAGATGAGCTTGCACATACCAATGCAGAAGGAAGCCGCCATGCAAAACGTTATCAGGATATACAAGAGTTACTCGACAATGGTATAAATGTATACACTACTGTCAATATCCAACATCTGGAGAGTAGAAACGATACCGTAGCCCAGATAACAGGGGTAACCGTTAAAGAGACCATTCCGGACGAGCTGTTTGAAATGGCGGATGATGTGGAGTTGATAGACATTACCCCAAATGTTCTTCTCGACCGTTTAGCAGAAGGCAAGATATACGCTTTACCGGAATCGAGAGAAGCCGCAAAAAACTTTTTCAGGAAAGGAAATATAACCGCATTGCGTGAAATGTCGCTCCGCCTTGTTGCCGACAGGGTAGATAAACAGCTTAAATCTTACATGCAGCAGAAACAAATAGCTGGTCCGTGGAAGTCGGGGTTGCATCTGCTGGTTCTTGTAGGGCCAAGTAAATCTTCTGCCAAGCTGATACGATGGGCAAAAAATTTATCATATACGATGGGTGCAGACCTCGTCGCTTTGCATGTGGAAAACACACAGGTATTAAATGAAGAGCAACAAGAACAATTGTCTAAAAATATTGATCTTGCCCGAGAGTTTGGTGCAGAAGTAATAATAACCTCAGGAAGCGACCTCGTTTCCACAACACTGGATATTGCACATAAAGAAAATATTACACACATTATTATTGGTAAATCGGGCAAACAGAGTTTCTTTTCATCGCTATTCTCACGTGACAACTTTGTAAATCGGTTACTGAAAGAAAGTGGAGAAATAGACATTTACGTTATAGAACCGGGATTTGAAGCAAAACAATATAAAAGAAAGTTAGTTTCTTATCCGGATTTTTCATCGTCATACAAACATTACATCATAGCTTTTATAGCCGTATTGGCTACTGTTTTGCTTTGCTTGCCTATTGTTAGGGAGACAGGGTATCAGTCGATATCTTTTATTCTACTATTTGTAATCCTCATCCTATCGATGTTTTTCCGCTTAGGTCCTATCATGATGGCTTCGGCTGTAAGCGCAGTAGCATGGGATTTCTTTTTCATAACACCCCAATATACATTAAAGATAACTCAACCCGAGGATTTACTCGCATTCTGTATGTTCTTTGCGGTAGCATTAGTGACGGGAACGCTAACAGCTAAAGTACGTAAACAGGAACGATTGACACGCAAAAGAGCCGAGAAAACAAATGCTTTGTTTCACCTGACGAAACAACTTGCAAATGCAGAAAACACAAAAAAAATCTTAGAGGTTTCTAAAGAAGATATAAACAACTATTTTGGTGTAGATGCATATTTTCTTCTTCAAGATGGAGAAGGCAGATTAAAGAAAAAACAACAAAATGCGAAGCCGGGAGACTTTACGGAATCGGAATATAGTATTGCACAATGGGTTTTCAAACATTCCAAAAAGGCAGGAAAATATACTGACACTCTTTCTTTAAGTGAATATACTTTCTATCCTCTGAAAGGTATGAAAACGAAAGCGGGAGTTGTTGCGATAAAACCTAAAAAGAAATTTAACGGAGAGACTGAGCTATTTTGGGATACATTCCTTACACAGATATCGAATACGTTGGAGCATCATGATCTTGCTCAACAAGCAAAAAAAGCAAATCTGCTTGACGAATCAGATAAGTTGTACAAAACACTGTTCAACTCTATATCTCATGAGCTAAGGATTCCGATTGCTACAATTATGGGAGCATCGGACACTCTCCTAGCCGACTCACATCCGGAAAAAGTACGGAAGGAGCTATACAATGAGATACTAACAGCATCGGGACGGCTGAACCGTCTGGTAGAGAATCTATTGAATATATCGCGTCTCGAAACAGGGAAGATAACATTGCATACCGACTGGTGCGATATGAATGATCTGTTTAACAAAGTAACAGATAATCTACGAGACGAACTGAAACCTTACCGCTTGGATATTGTTGTGCCGCAAACAATGCCTTTAGTCAAACTCGATTTCGGGTTAATGGAACAGGTATTGCATAATTTGGTTTACAATTCGTGTAAATACTCAACCCCTGGAACATCAATCCGATTAAAATCTTTCTATGATAATGAATATCTGATTATTCAGGAAATGGATCGGGGACCCGGTTTTCCTCCTGACACACTCCCTTTTGTCTTCAATAAGTTCTTCAAAACAGAACATAAAACAACAGGAGGGTTGGGCTTGGGGCTATCTATTGCGAAAGGATTTGTGGAAGCTCATAAAGGAACAATAAGTGTAGAAAACAGGCAGAATGGAGGGGCACGTTTCACTATAAAAATACCGACAAAAATATCTTACATAAACGAATAA
- a CDS encoding response regulator, which produces MNTDTILIVDDETQIRRLLEITLSASGYKTIEASTGKEGLLMVASHQPSLIILDLGLPDIDGIDVLKNLREWFYKPIIILSVRNSEEDIVHALDKGANDYLTKPFRTGELLARIRASLRQGQTANDTPVFQIGDLSVDVANHIAKKKDELLDLTPTEFSLLSLFVKNQGCVLTHQYILKEVWGYGYVEQTQYLRVFVAQLRKKIEDNPTKPTLLVTESGIGYRFGL; this is translated from the coding sequence ATGAATACAGATACAATTCTGATTGTAGACGACGAAACTCAAATACGCCGCCTGTTGGAAATAACTCTTTCGGCAAGCGGATACAAAACGATAGAAGCAAGCACGGGTAAAGAGGGTCTTCTGATGGTGGCTTCACACCAACCCTCACTTATTATCCTCGATTTGGGCTTGCCTGATATCGACGGAATAGATGTGTTGAAAAATCTGAGAGAGTGGTTCTATAAGCCAATAATTATTTTATCTGTACGCAATTCGGAAGAAGATATTGTACATGCTCTCGATAAGGGAGCAAATGATTACCTCACAAAACCTTTTAGAACAGGAGAACTGCTTGCCCGCATACGAGCATCACTAAGACAGGGACAAACAGCAAACGACACTCCTGTATTTCAGATCGGAGACCTCTCTGTTGATGTAGCAAACCACATTGCGAAGAAAAAAGATGAACTATTAGACCTAACGCCAACAGAATTCTCATTACTAAGTTTATTTGTTAAAAACCAAGGGTGCGTCCTCACCCATCAGTACATACTCAAAGAAGTATGGGGATATGGTTATGTAGAGCAAACCCAATATCTGCGTGTGTTTGTTGCCCAATTGAGAAAAAAGATAGAAGATAATCCCACTAAACCTACTCTATTAGTTACCGAATCAGGTATAGGATATCGGTTCGGGTTATAA
- a CDS encoding rhamnulokinase: MNNTFNFLAFDLGATSGRSILGTFDNGKLELRELTRFGNDILQIQGKYYWNIYSIYNSIKEGMRAASSLDIAINAIGIDTWGVDFVYVAEDGTILNLPRSYRDPYTERSPEKYFKLIPKEEVYKLTGIQIMNFNSLFQLYAAKMEKSAALQSAKEILFLPDALSYLLSGNKACEYTIASTSQLLNPLTKKIENKLLEAIEVHPSVIPPLIKPGKVVGLLRDSIAKECGLNTIPIIAVAGHDTASAIVSIPAKNKKFAYISSGTWSLMGIEVDEPIINEQSYRMNFTNEGGVEGTIRFLKNITGMWLLEQCRKEWEQLGRTYTYDEIIKMAKTAKGFQCFVDPDDAVFANPESMIESIIKFCTDTGQSAPKEDAEFIRCIFESLALKYKYVLSCLCELSPHAIEVLHIIGGGSQNKLLNQFTANATGLSVVAGPYEATTIGNIMMQAKGLGLVKSLKEIRAIINESFTLESYEPQDTELWNNAYEKFLKLIEK, translated from the coding sequence ATGAATAACACTTTCAACTTTTTAGCTTTTGACTTGGGAGCAACTAGCGGACGTTCTATACTCGGAACGTTTGATAATGGAAAATTGGAATTGCGAGAGTTGACCCGGTTTGGCAATGATATATTACAGATACAAGGAAAGTACTACTGGAATATATATTCTATATACAACTCCATAAAGGAAGGCATGCGAGCAGCATCGTCTTTGGATATAGCTATTAATGCAATAGGTATAGATACATGGGGAGTAGATTTTGTCTATGTGGCCGAAGACGGAACAATATTGAATCTTCCTCGTTCTTACCGAGATCCATATACAGAAAGAAGTCCTGAAAAATACTTCAAACTCATCCCCAAAGAAGAAGTATATAAGCTTACCGGAATACAAATCATGAACTTTAACAGTTTATTCCAACTATATGCTGCCAAGATGGAAAAATCGGCGGCATTACAATCTGCAAAAGAGATATTGTTTCTTCCCGATGCGTTATCTTATCTTTTGAGTGGGAACAAAGCCTGTGAATATACTATAGCTTCTACTTCTCAGCTTCTGAATCCGTTGACAAAAAAGATAGAAAATAAACTACTAGAAGCGATAGAAGTACATCCCTCTGTCATTCCTCCACTAATAAAACCAGGGAAAGTAGTCGGATTGCTTCGAGACTCAATAGCTAAAGAGTGTGGATTAAATACAATTCCGATAATTGCAGTAGCAGGTCATGACACTGCGTCTGCCATTGTTTCAATACCTGCAAAGAACAAGAAATTTGCATATATAAGTTCCGGCACATGGTCGTTGATGGGCATAGAAGTAGATGAGCCCATTATAAATGAGCAATCATATAGAATGAACTTCACAAACGAAGGTGGGGTTGAAGGTACAATTCGTTTTCTAAAAAACATCACAGGCATGTGGCTGCTGGAGCAATGCCGCAAAGAATGGGAACAGCTAGGGCGCACCTACACTTACGATGAGATTATAAAAATGGCAAAAACAGCAAAAGGCTTTCAATGCTTTGTTGATCCGGACGATGCCGTCTTTGCTAATCCGGAGAGTATGATAGAATCTATTATAAAATTCTGTACCGACACCGGACAAAGTGCACCAAAAGAAGATGCTGAATTTATACGTTGTATTTTTGAAAGTCTTGCTTTAAAATATAAATATGTATTAAGTTGCCTTTGCGAATTATCTCCTCACGCTATCGAAGTTTTGCATATTATAGGTGGCGGCTCACAAAATAAATTATTAAACCAGTTTACAGCCAATGCAACAGGTCTTTCCGTTGTAGCTGGTCCGTACGAAGCTACAACCATAGGAAATATCATGATGCAGGCCAAAGGATTGGGCTTGGTAAAGTCTCTTAAAGAAATAAGAGCTATAATCAACGAGTCATTTACCCTTGAATCTTATGAACCACAAGATACTGAATTGTGGAATAACGCTTACGAAAAATTTTTGAAATTAATAGAAAAATAA
- a CDS encoding L-rhamnose isomerase produces the protein MKKNELVLKSFEIAKERYSEIGVDVEAALKTLQDVAISIHCWQADDVTGFENLTNVGGGGIQATGNYPGKARNIDELRSDIEKVLTLVGGNHRLNLHEIYGEFGNKAVDRDQVEPSHFTGWMQWATENSLKLDFNSTSFGHPKSGDLTLANPDKAIRDFWIEHTKRCRAVAEEMGKFQNDPCIMNLWIHDGMKDLTVNRYKYRQILEQSLDEIFATEYLNMKDCLESKLFGIALESYTVGSHDFYLGYGAKKQKIVTLDTGHFHLSENVADKISSLLLYTPEIMLHVSRPIRWDSDHVVILNDDVIELAKEIIRADALNRVHIGLDFFDASINRIGAYVIGIRATQKALLQALLEPIATLRDYEANGQYFERLALLEEAKALPWNAVWDYFCLKNNIAVGENYIREVQQYEKDVTAKRI, from the coding sequence ATGAAAAAAAATGAATTAGTATTAAAGTCTTTTGAAATAGCAAAAGAACGCTATTCCGAAATAGGCGTTGATGTAGAAGCTGCACTTAAGACATTACAAGATGTTGCAATCTCTATTCACTGTTGGCAGGCTGACGATGTAACGGGGTTTGAAAATCTGACAAATGTAGGAGGAGGCGGTATTCAAGCTACAGGAAATTATCCCGGTAAAGCTCGTAATATTGACGAGTTACGTTCCGATATTGAAAAAGTATTAACCCTAGTAGGAGGAAACCATCGTTTAAACCTACATGAGATATATGGCGAATTTGGCAATAAAGCAGTAGACAGAGATCAGGTCGAACCTTCTCATTTTACGGGTTGGATGCAATGGGCTACAGAAAATTCTTTAAAACTGGATTTCAACTCGACCTCATTCGGCCATCCTAAAAGCGGAGATTTAACACTTGCGAATCCAGACAAAGCTATTCGCGACTTCTGGATTGAACATACAAAGCGTTGTCGTGCTGTGGCTGAGGAAATGGGTAAGTTCCAAAATGATCCGTGTATCATGAACTTGTGGATACATGATGGTATGAAAGACCTGACAGTAAATCGCTACAAATATCGTCAGATATTGGAACAATCATTAGATGAGATATTTGCGACAGAATATCTCAATATGAAAGATTGTCTAGAATCTAAACTTTTTGGTATTGCACTCGAGAGTTATACAGTAGGGTCTCATGATTTCTACCTGGGTTATGGAGCAAAGAAACAAAAAATAGTAACATTGGATACAGGTCACTTTCATCTTTCCGAAAATGTGGCAGACAAAATTTCATCTTTACTGTTATATACTCCCGAGATAATGCTACACGTAAGTCGTCCTATTCGCTGGGATTCGGATCATGTAGTTATACTGAATGATGATGTTATCGAACTGGCAAAAGAAATTATCCGGGCAGATGCATTGAATCGTGTACATATAGGTCTCGATTTCTTCGATGCATCTATCAACCGTATAGGCGCATACGTGATCGGCATACGAGCCACACAAAAAGCTCTATTACAAGCTTTGCTTGAGCCAATAGCAACATTACGGGACTATGAAGCCAACGGACAATATTTTGAACGTCTTGCTCTTCTTGAAGAAGCTAAAGCTCTGCCTTGGAATGCTGTTTGGGACTATTTCTGTCTCAAAAATAACATCGCTGTAGGAGAAA